One Bacteroidales bacterium DNA window includes the following coding sequences:
- a CDS encoding DUF4837 family protein, translating into MKRTLLILSQIPVFLLLLAGCKENQRPMLPPVAGTAYDVLVVMPKYQWEGVLGDTMRSLLAYPIPYFPQREPILTLRHVQPDGFKGIFQTYRNVLIISIGNQYDKARLLLSRDVSAKTQIIYELQGPNQAAVIDLLVQNSQQIVGTILNTERLRTVELNKKYYDKNIHDKLLKNHSLSLSIPQGFAIQVDTGNFVWIEQMRGDNILGLLIWTYPYKDTLQLTKQALLAKRNEILRRNVPGKDPGSYMTTEKIFEPLFDVNRLGNQIFYQLSGLWTVEKGFMGGPFINVTTIDHVRKRIVTVDGFVFAPNQQKRNWLFQLEAIAYTISFPE; encoded by the coding sequence ATGAAGCGAACTTTATTGATTTTGAGCCAGATTCCGGTTTTTCTGCTTCTGTTAGCCGGCTGTAAGGAAAACCAGCGTCCAATGTTGCCTCCCGTTGCGGGGACTGCCTATGATGTTCTTGTAGTAATGCCCAAATATCAGTGGGAGGGAGTTCTTGGAGATACCATGCGTTCCCTTCTGGCTTATCCCATTCCGTATTTTCCTCAAAGAGAGCCTATTCTGACGCTCCGGCATGTTCAGCCTGACGGATTCAAAGGGATCTTTCAAACCTACCGCAATGTGCTAATTATCAGTATTGGAAACCAGTACGATAAAGCCAGGCTGTTACTAAGCCGGGATGTGTCGGCCAAAACCCAGATTATATACGAACTGCAGGGGCCCAATCAGGCAGCTGTCATTGATCTGCTCGTTCAGAACAGTCAGCAGATTGTGGGTACAATCCTCAATACCGAACGACTGCGCACTGTCGAGCTGAACAAGAAATACTATGACAAAAACATTCATGATAAGTTGCTGAAAAATCATTCCCTTTCTTTGTCTATACCCCAGGGCTTTGCCATACAGGTTGATACAGGCAATTTTGTATGGATTGAGCAGATGAGGGGAGACAATATTCTTGGTTTACTCATCTGGACCTATCCATATAAGGATACCCTTCAGCTCACAAAACAGGCTTTACTGGCCAAACGAAATGAAATTCTCCGACGGAATGTGCCGGGCAAAGATCCCGGTTCCTATATGACTACAGAAAAGATTTTTGAACCTCTGTTTGATGTGAACAGGCTCGGAAATCAAATATTTTACCAGCTCTCAGGGCTGTGGACAGTCGAAAAAGGATTTATGGGAGGCCCCTTTATTAATGTCACCACCATTGATCATGTCAGGAAGCGTATTGTGACAGTGGACGGATTTGTATTTGCTCCCAACCAGCAGAAAAGAAACTGGCTTTTCCAGCTCGAAGCCATTGCGTATACCATTAGTTTTCCTGAATAG
- a CDS encoding dethiobiotin synthase encodes MPRIFEATDIPADEKEVRRDYFDRHSPRIICESTAKRGEKFRVKVVIGDEYQHPDEGDHYISFIQLWNRETFLAQVHFTPGMLGGKPGQVEVDFYLVPSVSMNLTALANCTKHGLWQSKQVDVKVTDGQE; translated from the coding sequence ATGCCTCGTATCTTTGAAGCAACTGATATACCTGCCGATGAAAAGGAAGTGCGCAGGGATTATTTTGACCGGCATTCTCCCAGAATAATCTGTGAAAGTACGGCGAAAAGGGGGGAGAAGTTCCGGGTAAAAGTGGTGATTGGGGATGAGTACCAGCACCCGGATGAAGGGGATCATTATATCAGCTTTATTCAGCTTTGGAACAGGGAGACCTTTCTGGCCCAGGTCCATTTTACCCCAGGTATGCTGGGAGGGAAACCAGGTCAGGTTGAGGTCGATTTTTATCTTGTTCCCTCTGTAAGTATGAATCTGACTGCCCTGGCCAATTGTACAAAACATGGTTTGTGGCAAAGCAAACAGGTTGATGTGAAGGTCACAGACGGACAGGAATAA
- a CDS encoding M23 family metallopeptidase, whose amino-acid sequence MAKEKRNGFLTKLRNKYRLIIYNDDTFSEVWFIKLTPLNLLAILGTSFVAMIVLFYVLIAYTSVRELIPGYPTEEMRLRALKAAEQLDSLSYQIALRDQKLQIISDILSGKPPSSSDTSQQAVEPVTPAAFHRSPEDSMLRQSVEEEDKFSVIPRQETSSPVAYTNFASQLFFPPVRGIVTNSFDPQTGHYGTDIVCQPGEGIKSVMSGTVLLSAWTIETGYLLVIQHPNNLISVYKHNAELLKQTGNMVKAGEVIAIVGNSGEYTSGPHLHFELWHNGIPVNPEDYILF is encoded by the coding sequence ATGGCAAAGGAAAAACGCAATGGTTTTCTGACAAAGCTCAGAAACAAGTACAGGCTCATTATTTACAACGACGACACCTTCAGTGAAGTATGGTTTATAAAGCTTACTCCGCTGAACCTGCTTGCGATTTTGGGTACTTCGTTTGTAGCAATGATTGTGCTTTTTTATGTACTCATTGCTTACACTTCGGTAAGAGAGCTGATTCCGGGTTACCCTACGGAAGAGATGCGGCTCAGGGCGTTAAAGGCGGCCGAACAGCTTGATTCCCTTTCATACCAGATAGCCCTGCGTGATCAGAAATTGCAGATTATTAGTGACATCCTGTCAGGGAAACCCCCTTCTTCTTCTGATACATCCCAGCAGGCAGTCGAACCTGTTACTCCTGCTGCCTTTCATCGGTCACCTGAGGATAGTATGCTCCGGCAGTCGGTGGAGGAGGAAGACAAGTTCAGTGTAATTCCGCGTCAGGAAACGTCTTCTCCTGTGGCATATACAAACTTTGCAAGCCAGTTGTTTTTTCCCCCTGTCCGGGGTATTGTAACCAATTCATTTGATCCGCAAACCGGACATTATGGTACCGATATTGTATGCCAGCCCGGCGAAGGCATCAAGTCAGTGATGAGCGGGACGGTACTTCTTTCGGCCTGGACCATCGAAACCGGCTATCTGCTTGTCATTCAGCATCCGAATAATCTTATTTCCGTTTACAAGCACAATGCCGAGCTTCTCAAACAGACCGGCAACATGGTAAAGGCAGGCGAGGTAATCGCTATTGTGGGCAATTCCGGAGAGTATACCTCGGGGCCGCATCTGCATTTTGAACTCTGGCATAACGGCATTCCGGTCAATCCGGAAGATTATATACTGTTCTGA
- a CDS encoding 1-deoxy-D-xylulose-5-phosphate reductoisomerase, whose amino-acid sequence MISVKRIAILGSTGSIGTQALEVIRANPERFRVDVLSTNNRTDLLIQQAVEFLPEVVVVGNQEKYPQVRDALKGYRIRVLSGREGLNEAVKLPGTEVVLSALVGYAGLEPTIGAIEAGKNIALANKETMVIAGELVTRLARRKNVSILPVDSEHSAIFQCLIGEEENKAEKIILTASGGPFRNLPADKLHEVTLEDALRHPNWCMGSKITIDSASLMNKGLEIIEARWLFGLSPDQIEVVIHPQSIIHSMVQFRDGSIKAQMGLPDMRLPILFALGYPLRIPSDFPRLDFRKAMNLQFEPPDVQKFPCLQIAFDCMRAGGNMPCIMNAANEVAVGAFIEGKIAFTKIPEIISRTLEKSEYIAVPDLNDYHRSDRLAREIARILI is encoded by the coding sequence CTGATTTCTGTGAAACGCATAGCGATACTTGGTTCGACCGGTTCCATCGGAACGCAGGCTCTGGAAGTGATCAGAGCCAATCCGGAACGTTTCAGGGTGGATGTTCTTTCTACAAACAACCGTACGGATCTTCTCATTCAGCAGGCTGTTGAATTCCTGCCCGAAGTGGTGGTGGTTGGCAATCAGGAAAAATACCCTCAGGTAAGGGATGCTTTGAAAGGTTACCGGATCAGAGTGCTGTCAGGGCGGGAAGGGCTAAACGAAGCGGTGAAACTGCCCGGAACAGAGGTTGTGCTTTCTGCTCTGGTTGGTTATGCCGGTCTTGAGCCCACGATTGGTGCTATTGAAGCAGGGAAGAACATTGCCCTTGCCAATAAGGAAACAATGGTCATAGCCGGAGAACTGGTCACCCGGCTCGCCCGCAGGAAAAATGTTTCCATTCTGCCGGTTGATTCGGAACATTCGGCCATATTTCAGTGTCTCATCGGAGAAGAAGAAAATAAAGCAGAAAAAATCATTCTGACAGCTTCGGGAGGCCCCTTCCGGAACCTGCCTGCTGACAAACTGCATGAAGTAACGCTGGAAGATGCACTGCGGCATCCCAACTGGTGTATGGGTTCCAAGATTACCATCGATTCTGCCTCGCTGATGAACAAGGGGCTGGAAATTATTGAAGCCCGGTGGCTCTTCGGATTGTCTCCCGATCAGATTGAAGTGGTGATTCACCCGCAAAGCATCATCCACTCCATGGTGCAGTTTCGTGATGGTTCCATTAAAGCCCAGATGGGTTTGCCGGATATGCGCTTGCCCATTTTGTTTGCTCTGGGATATCCTTTGCGCATACCATCCGATTTTCCCAGGCTGGACTTCAGAAAGGCCATGAATCTTCAGTTCGAACCCCCTGATGTGCAGAAATTTCCCTGCTTGCAGATTGCTTTCGATTGCATGAGGGCAGGAGGGAACATGCCCTGCATAATGAATGCAGCCAACGAGGTTGCTGTTGGGGCATTTATTGAAGGGAAAATTGCTTTTACAAAAATTCCTGAGATTATCAGCCGTACATTGGAAAAATCTGAATATATTGCTGTTCCTGATCTTAACGATTATCATCGTTCCGACAGGCTGGCACGGGAAATTGCACGAATATTAATTTAA
- a CDS encoding twin-arginine translocase TatA/TatE family subunit has product MNPFILLGVIGPGQVILIVAIILLLFGGRKIPELMKGLGEGIREFKKASRLEEESSDSEKKPIEKS; this is encoded by the coding sequence ATGAATCCTTTTATTTTGCTGGGCGTGATTGGGCCAGGACAGGTGATTCTCATTGTTGCCATCATCCTGCTTCTCTTTGGAGGTCGCAAAATTCCTGAGCTCATGAAGGGTTTAGGCGAAGGAATCAGGGAATTTAAAAAAGCCTCGAGACTGGAGGAAGAAAGTTCTGATTCTGAAAAGAAACCCATAGAAAAGTCCTGA
- the rseP gene encoding RIP metalloprotease RseP: MEILIRIIQFLLSISILVILHETGHFVFARLFKTRVEKFYLFFNPWFSLFKVKRGETEYGIGWLPLGGYVKIAGMIDESLDKEQLKQPPQPWEFRSKPAWQRLFIMLGGVLVNFLLAFIIYISVLFVWGEDYLPAQNARYGIMADSLALQIGLQNGDHIVAIDNKPVEDFHDIIKMIALEDARTIQVRRDSQMLTISVPDTLVSVLLKKPRFVDVRIPFVVGDFTKNSIAREAGFQKEDSLVAINGEPYVFFDEFRSAFSRHKGDSVTVTVIRKGNPVDIRLRVPETGLLGIYPVGDLSRFFQIKHLRYGFFAAIPAGIQKGYQTSIDYIRQFKLIFSRKTKGYESLGGFITIGSIFPGQWDWQAFWSMTAFLSIILAIMNILPIPALDGGHVLFLLYEIVTGRKPGDKFLEYAQIVGMSLLLALILYANLNDIIKLFR; the protein is encoded by the coding sequence ATGGAAATTCTGATAAGGATTATTCAATTTCTGCTTTCCATTTCGATTCTTGTTATTTTGCATGAAACAGGGCATTTTGTTTTTGCCAGATTATTCAAGACCAGGGTTGAAAAATTCTACTTGTTTTTTAATCCGTGGTTTAGCCTGTTCAAGGTGAAAAGGGGAGAGACGGAGTACGGGATTGGCTGGTTACCGCTGGGTGGTTATGTTAAAATAGCGGGAATGATTGATGAATCGCTTGACAAAGAGCAGCTCAAACAACCTCCGCAGCCCTGGGAATTTCGTTCCAAACCTGCCTGGCAACGATTGTTCATTATGCTGGGAGGGGTGCTGGTGAATTTTCTGCTGGCGTTTATTATCTACATAAGTGTTTTGTTCGTATGGGGCGAAGATTACCTGCCGGCCCAAAATGCACGGTATGGCATTATGGCCGATTCGCTGGCCTTGCAGATTGGCCTGCAGAACGGCGATCATATTGTTGCCATCGACAATAAACCGGTTGAGGACTTTCACGACATTATCAAGATGATTGCCCTGGAGGATGCCAGAACGATTCAGGTTAGGCGCGACAGCCAGATGCTGACGATTTCCGTTCCGGATACCCTGGTGTCAGTTCTCCTGAAGAAGCCGCGTTTTGTGGATGTTCGCATACCTTTTGTAGTGGGCGATTTTACCAAAAACTCAATTGCCCGTGAGGCTGGATTTCAGAAAGAGGACAGTCTGGTGGCCATTAATGGAGAGCCCTATGTCTTTTTTGACGAATTCCGGTCGGCATTTTCCAGGCATAAAGGCGACAGTGTTACGGTCACTGTTATCCGCAAAGGGAATCCTGTTGATATACGTCTCAGGGTGCCTGAAACCGGCCTGCTGGGTATTTATCCCGTCGGAGATCTCAGCCGCTTTTTCCAGATCAAACATCTGCGGTACGGATTTTTTGCCGCTATTCCGGCCGGTATACAAAAGGGGTATCAGACCAGTATTGATTACATCCGTCAGTTTAAATTGATTTTTTCACGCAAAACCAAAGGGTACGAATCGTTAGGCGGATTCATAACCATCGGGAGCATCTTTCCCGGCCAGTGGGACTGGCAGGCATTCTGGTCGATGACGGCCTTCCTATCCATCATTCTGGCTATCATGAACATTCTTCCCATTCCGGCACTTGACGGAGGGCATGTTTTGTTCCTCCTTTATGAAATCGTGACGGGGAGGAAGCCGGGGGACAAATTCCTCGAGTATGCCCAGATTGTTGGGATGAGCCTTCTTCTGGCACTTATTCTCTATGCCAACCTCAATGATATTATCAAGCTTTTCCGGTAA